Part of the Candidatus Bodocaedibacter vickermanii genome is shown below.
TTGCAGTCGCTGCTCCCCCTGCTCCCTTCAACACCGTTCCAGCAGCATTAAGAGCTGGTTTAACGCCAGGTTTTAGCATCCGTCCTGCTGTAGCGATGTTCACGCCATCCATCGCTAATGTAGCAAACGTTTCCGCGTTCTCCTCACTCATCCCAAGCCCGTAATGACCCACTTCTTTTGTCGTTGCATGCAATCCGTCTCCTAAATACTGCATCGGTCCTTTCATCTCATCGTATTCTCGACTGCGTTCAGCCCATTCTTCACGCGTTTCATAGGGATCAAGCGGTGCTAATGCGGCCCCTTTTATGAGCTCTCCAGTTACCGTCCCAATCACTTCACTTACTCTGTGAAGTACATTTTCTGCAGTGGAGCCTCTATATGCCTCCATGGCAGCATTCATTAATCGGCCAGATTTTCGATCATACATGTCTCTCAACTGTTGAGCCTCTGCATCTGTTACCTCGGGGCGTAATCGTCGTATTAAAGCAATCGATGCTTCCCGGATCTTCACCCGTTCAGCTTCTTTCGCATCCGTAACACTCTCTTGCAACTGCCCGGGTGTTAATATATTCATCAGAGCTTCATTTATCTTCTCTTTTTGTAACTCTGTATCTTGCGCTGCCTCTGCTGCACGTTGGGCTGCCTCACGTTGCCGCTGGGCTTCAGCTGCGCGTTGTGCTTCCGCTTCTGCTGCTTCCTTAGCTATCAGATCCTTAACAAGCGTTGGGTTTTCTGCTTCAAATTGATCACATATAGCTTTCAACGCGTTACGCTGCAATTCCTCGGCAGCGTCTGCTGCACGTTGGGCTGCCTCACGTTGCCGCTGGGCTTCTAACGCCGCTTGTTCTGCGTCTCTTCGAGTAATCTGTTGAGAGGTTGTCTCTGTCTTTTCGTGGAACATCACGTTCGGTAATTCAAATCCTACAGAATCCTCTCCCAACTCTAATCGTCCACTGTAAGCTGGCGCATACGCTGCTGCCGCATCACCTGCTGATGTAAAGTGCTTCGTTGCATTTACTCCATACCGTCGGTCGTATGTTTCAGCAGTTATCCTTTCAATCGGTTCCAGTATCTCTACCCCATCACACTTAAACTCAGCTTTGCCGTCCACAACTTTGGAACTGTCCCCTCCTTTGACGCCAGCTCCAACGCTGCTAACAGCATCCCACCCGGTCTTTCCCAGATCCTTTAAGCTTACTGAAGCATTCCAACTTGCACCATCTTGGGCATGTGTATCTGCCTTATCTACCAGGGTCAACTTCCGAATTGTCCCTGTTCCCATGACCCCCTTCAACTGACTGCCATAAATCACAAGCTCATCCACAGGATGTCCAGGTGTTCCAAACCGCATAAACTGTGCTGTTTGTCGCGTCGGCACATACGTACGACGCTTATGGGTCGCCCATTCTCCATGGACAGACAGCGTCTTGCCTAAACTTAAACTCGCTCCCACAGAGGTCAGCGGTGTGGCACTGCATCCCCATTAGCACAATTCGCCCCAGTGTGCATGATGGCATTGTGGAGCGAAATGCGGAGTGAGTTACCAAACCCAATAATCGTAATATTCTTTGGGTAGGTTTAAAGCATCTAACCGCAGTCTTAATGCTTCCATGATATTGTAACCATCTATACCGTCGGTCATTTGTAGCTGATACTTATTGGCACAAATAATCAAAAATGTTTCATAGTTAGGCGCCACTCGTTTTATCGGAACATTTTCTTCCCAATATAACTCATGATCAATGGATAAAATTTCCCCTTCTTTATAATCGCTTTTTGTTCCCGCAACGTATATATCATCGATATCATTACTAGCAATAAATGTTAGATCGTGCATTTTTTGTATGTCTTGAATTTCTTCCTCTCGATCATTCCAATACAATAATCGGTCTACAGTCTCTTCTCGTTTATCTTTACATACGCTAATCTTATAATTACCAATAGTTACCTGCTTTATGTCATACGTTTTAATAAAGTTTAAATATGATTCAGGCAATGTTGTAAATGCCTTTATTAGTTTAGTATATTCCTCATCTGGTATACCCGGAACGGAAATGAGTATATCTTCAGCAATTATTGGAGATGCCGTCGCATGTTTACGACAATGTTCGAGCAGATCCTCTATATTTAATATCATTCTGTAACCTCCTTAATATATGTTTCCGGATGATGGTTCATCCTATTAAATAGTTTACCTTTGTGCATTGTATCAGGTAATGGAATCGCTATATTTCCATGATTAATATGATGATGCTCTAAGATTTCATTCAAATATTTCCCGTGTTCAGGAAAATATTTAAGCCATTCAGAATCCACTTTGGGAGAAATACCGTCCCTAAATCTACCTAAATTGGTCTCACTCCAAATTTCTGGAAATACAGTATCATATTTTTCTCTGAAATGTTTCCAAAATTGAACACTATCACGTGGAACACCAAGCTTTGTCAATGGAGTAGAGGGCGTTACTTTAAATGCTGAACAATCTATAGAAAGTGGTCCCCCTTTTAACGGACAAATTCTACACACAAATCCTTCTGTTCCAGCACGAACCTGGTCTTCTAATACATGATTAATAATTTCGTACCTAGTTTGTACTTTTACGGCAGCTTCTGCTACTGGAGCTGCGGAGGACGCTGCCTCTGCTACTGGAGCTACGGACGCAGCAGCACGAGCTTCACCTGCGGTTGCAATCTCTAATGGGGTGCCTATTGCAGGTGGGGCTTTCCGTGTAAATGGTAGAAACCCGCTTCCCATAGCATGAGGATCAGGTCGCCATTGCCCAAACTCTTGTCCTGCGGCTCTAAGTCGATTGAGCAATCCTCCACTCTCTGCTGTCGCTGCAGCAGCTGTAGTTAATGGGACTCCCCTTGCAAACAACCCTCCTGTCGGCATATGGCTTCCCATCGTCAGATCTGTGGTTAATCCTACCAAATGAGCCATTGCCACATCTTCTTCACTGTGGGCATTCTGTAACAGTCCCTCCGTCATGGCTTTACCCGCCAAATGACCTAACATCATACGGTATGTAAATTGCGGAGCCAATACTGCCAAGGTTCCAACCATTCCTGCTGCACCTGCAGTTGCCTGCCTCTCTCGCCATTCAGGATCAAATACACCTAACCGTTCACTAGCTTGGTGCAAATCCATAAACTCTTTACGCCACTCTGGTGTATTCTTTTCAGCCGCTGACATCTTCTGCATCTCTTGTGTTCGAGCTTTAATATGCTGTAACTCCTGTTCAATCTGATATGCAGACGTCTTCTTATACTCTGCATCTGCTACGTTTTGCGCCAACTGTCCGGGTGTTAACATATTCACCAGAGCTTCATTTATCTTCTCTTTTTGTAACTCCGTATCTTTCGCTGCCGCAGCTGCACGTTGGGCTGCAAGGTCACGTTGCCGTTGGGCTTCGGCTGCACGCTTGGCTTCCGCTTCTGCCGCTTCCTTAGCTATCAGATCCTTAACAAGCGTTGGGTTTTCTCTTTCAAATTGATCACATATAGCTTTCAACGCGTTACGCTGCAATTCCTCGGCAGCGTCTGCTGCACGTTGGGCTGCCTCACGTTGCCGCTGGGCTTCTAACGCGGCTTGTTCTGCATCCCTTCGCGTAATCTGTTGAGAG
Proteins encoded:
- a CDS encoding HNH endonuclease signature motif containing protein; the protein is MGASLSLGKTLSVHGEWATHKRRTYVPTRQTAQFMRFGTPGHPVDELVIYGSQLKGVMGTGTIRKLTLVDKADTHAQDGASWNASVSLKDLGKTGWDAVSSVGAGVKGGDSSKVVDGKAEFKCDGVEILEPIERITAETYDRRYGVNATKHFTSAGDAAAAYAPAYSGRLELGEDSVGFELPNVMFHEKTETTSQQITRRDAEQAALEAQRQREAAQRAADAAEELQRNALKAICDQFEAENPTLVKDLIAKEAAEAEAQRAAEAQRQREAAQRAAEAAQDTELQKEKINEALMNILTPGQLQESVTDAKEAERVKIREASIALIRRLRPEVTDAEAQQLRDMYDRKSGRLMNAAMEAYRGSTAENVLHRVSEVIGTVTGELIKGAALAPLDPYETREEWAERSREYDEMKGPMQYLGDGLHATTKEVGHYGLGMSEENAETFATLAMDGVNIATAGRMLKPGVKPALNAAGTVLKGAGGAATAMFETLLSLLRDLEVKAPPAIATPLEIATAGEARAAAAAQPAAVAEAAVSSRPLSLPYIEGGRYVPGKAMMSFELTNPPVLMRGTHNSAGKVPLEVAQKLSGKEFSSFDAFRSEFWKTMAESSYAKEFKSADIARMQKGNAPIVHLEQSLGSRITYELHHRTPIHDGGPVYDLSNLLIVTPKYHKEILSKQSHYGVK
- a CDS encoding SMI1/KNR4 family protein, with amino-acid sequence MILNIEDLLEHCRKHATASPIIAEDILISVPGIPDEEYTKLIKAFTTLPESYLNFIKTYDIKQVTIGNYKISVCKDKREETVDRLLYWNDREEEIQDIQKMHDLTFIASNDIDDIYVAGTKSDYKEGEILSIDHELYWEENVPIKRVAPNYETFLIICANKYQLQMTDGIDGYNIMEALRLRLDALNLPKEYYDYWVW